The Streptomyces aurantiacus genome includes a region encoding these proteins:
- a CDS encoding DUF3105 domain-containing protein, with the protein MSRTSKKSAATARKARIEEIRRAEKARERRNRILTITVSTVIVAGLVGFGAYYLDRANDKDEQRQAAAKKPVKGEKSWNAKKLTQNHVTKSVSYPMNPPVGGDHHQAWMTCDGSVYTKAIPNENAVHSLEHGAVWITYNDKAADADVKTLADKVAKTPYTLMSPVKEQAGALMLSAWGKQLTVEKASDPRVQQFLTKYVQGAQTPEPGAACAGGIDAS; encoded by the coding sequence ATGAGCAGAACCAGCAAGAAGTCGGCCGCCACGGCCCGCAAGGCACGCATCGAGGAGATACGCCGCGCCGAGAAGGCCCGCGAGCGCAGGAACCGCATCCTGACCATCACGGTCAGCACGGTCATCGTCGCGGGACTCGTCGGTTTCGGCGCGTACTACCTGGACCGGGCGAACGACAAGGACGAGCAGCGGCAGGCCGCCGCGAAGAAGCCCGTCAAGGGCGAGAAGTCCTGGAACGCGAAGAAGCTGACGCAGAACCACGTCACGAAGTCCGTGTCGTACCCGATGAACCCGCCGGTCGGCGGCGACCACCACCAGGCATGGATGACGTGTGACGGCTCGGTCTACACGAAGGCGATACCGAACGAGAACGCGGTGCACTCGCTGGAGCACGGCGCGGTCTGGATCACGTACAACGACAAGGCCGCGGACGCCGACGTGAAGACGCTGGCCGACAAGGTCGCCAAGACCCCGTACACGCTGATGAGCCCGGTGAAGGAGCAGGCCGGAGCCCTCATGCTGTCGGCCTGGGGCAAGCAGCTGACCGTGGAGAAGGCGTCCGACCCGCGCGTCCAGCAGTTCCTCACGAAGTACGTGCAGGGCGCGCAGACGCCGGAGCCGGGGGCCGCCTGCGCGGGCGGCATCGACGCCTCCTGA
- a CDS encoding helix-turn-helix domain-containing protein produces MTPTHAQAMGTQDAEPLPGDMRRMLLRYMPDAVDEMEEAVRSGLPHYTHLVDGTHGYSLRQIIDRTVSCFVSVHDATRPGSVATAEIIALYERIGARHGRLGCSLDVLRDALDLAGRVACRRLIKDAYRLHWPAPLLATLTEDTFALIKTAVAAASRGYAEERHRAPLDVQRDRLRDALVADPDGRPRPLAELAAAADWRLPGTLAVLALPPGDHPQTHVLPPEVLADRSPAAPYLVLPNPRTPGPRWLPRTVGAALGPVVPPDRGAVSLRWARRGLALVERGTLPAAAPLRCVDHVAALTAFRSGDLLEAAAAELLGPLLALPARRREPLLETLLVYLRCGDNAVLTAYRLHVHEQTVRYRLRQITQLTDGACPDPERHLETMLVLTWLLSPGAADPPTAGGHATAGQPPGTTGASTPARPRRA; encoded by the coding sequence ATGACCCCCACACACGCACAGGCCATGGGCACACAGGACGCCGAGCCGCTTCCGGGCGACATGCGCAGGATGCTGCTGCGGTACATGCCGGACGCCGTCGACGAGATGGAGGAGGCCGTCCGCTCCGGTCTGCCGCACTACACGCACCTCGTCGACGGGACGCACGGCTACTCGCTGCGCCAGATCATCGACCGCACCGTCAGCTGCTTCGTCTCGGTCCACGACGCCACCCGCCCCGGCTCGGTCGCCACGGCCGAGATCATCGCCCTGTACGAGCGCATCGGCGCCCGGCACGGCCGCCTCGGCTGCTCGCTCGACGTGCTGCGCGACGCCCTCGACCTGGCGGGGCGGGTGGCGTGCCGACGGCTCATCAAGGACGCGTACCGGCTGCACTGGCCCGCGCCCCTGCTGGCGACGCTCACCGAGGACACCTTCGCCCTGATCAAGACGGCCGTCGCGGCCGCCTCGCGCGGCTACGCCGAGGAGCGCCACCGGGCCCCGCTCGACGTGCAGCGGGACCGGCTGCGGGACGCCCTGGTCGCCGACCCCGACGGCCGGCCCCGGCCGCTCGCGGAGCTGGCCGCGGCGGCCGACTGGCGGCTGCCGGGCACGCTCGCCGTCCTCGCCCTGCCACCGGGCGACCATCCGCAGACGCATGTGCTGCCACCGGAGGTGCTCGCCGACCGGAGCCCCGCCGCTCCCTACCTCGTCCTCCCCAACCCCCGTACACCCGGGCCACGTTGGCTTCCAAGAACCGTCGGTGCCGCCCTCGGTCCCGTCGTTCCGCCCGACCGGGGCGCGGTCTCCCTCCGATGGGCGCGGCGCGGTCTGGCACTGGTCGAGCGCGGCACACTGCCCGCCGCGGCGCCCCTGCGCTGCGTCGACCACGTGGCGGCGCTCACCGCGTTCAGGTCGGGCGATCTCCTCGAAGCCGCCGCCGCGGAGCTCCTCGGACCGCTTCTCGCCCTCCCGGCCCGCCGCCGGGAACCGCTCCTCGAAACCCTCCTGGTCTACCTGCGCTGCGGTGACAACGCCGTCCTCACCGCGTACCGCCTGCACGTCCACGAGCAGACGGTCCGCTACCGCCTGCGCCAGATCACCCAGCTCACCGACGGCGCCTGCCCCGACCCCGAACGCCACCTGGAGACCATGCTCGTACTGACCTGGCTGCTGTCGCCGGGAGCGGCGGACCCACCGACGGCCGGCGGGCACGCCACCGCGGGTCAGCCGCCCGGCACGACCGGGGCGTCCACGCCCGCCCGGCCGAGGCGGGCGTAG
- a CDS encoding helix-turn-helix domain-containing protein: protein MSAVDPLLSRRPWHDLPPGLAPLLRARLPEITTEMVQAIRREVRGYRQPIGSAVAQDLAEAVRLAATQFTELVEEPDGPQQHYVPRFRRLGRLEYLSGRGMDGLQAAYRIGARVACRRYVDVARDAAFSGEIAVPLSEAVLTHIHALAEESVAGFEEARAGAADEVLRTRRLLAARLLERHRDPLAEPLPDLARRAAWPLPERVRCAVLPASADVSVVDEDVLRVSRGGELHLVVPGGGLLSALQGSDAAVGPSVALDEAWVSLHCARLGLRLGRLRAEDHLADVHLLHGAPIGDLLAHQVLDPLRALPPGKAARLTDTLEALLASGGRTAPEVAAALGIHPQTARNRLRQLAALYGEKLGDPAFRFDAQLALRTRSVRRSLLS from the coding sequence GTGTCAGCTGTCGATCCGCTCTTGTCCAGGCGCCCGTGGCACGACCTGCCTCCGGGGCTCGCTCCGCTGCTCCGGGCCCGTCTCCCGGAGATCACCACGGAGATGGTCCAGGCCATCCGAAGAGAGGTGCGCGGCTACCGGCAGCCCATCGGCTCGGCCGTCGCGCAGGACCTCGCCGAGGCGGTGCGGCTGGCGGCCACCCAGTTCACCGAACTGGTGGAGGAACCGGACGGGCCGCAGCAGCACTACGTGCCGCGTTTCCGGCGGCTGGGCAGACTGGAGTACCTGAGCGGCCGGGGCATGGACGGGCTCCAGGCCGCCTACCGGATCGGGGCCCGGGTGGCGTGCCGCCGCTATGTGGACGTGGCGCGGGACGCCGCGTTCTCCGGTGAGATAGCGGTCCCGCTGAGCGAGGCCGTGCTCACCCACATCCACGCGCTCGCCGAGGAGTCGGTGGCGGGTTTCGAGGAGGCCAGGGCCGGAGCCGCCGACGAGGTGCTGCGCACCCGTCGTCTGCTTGCGGCACGCCTGCTGGAACGCCACCGTGATCCACTCGCGGAGCCGCTGCCCGACCTCGCCCGCAGGGCCGCCTGGCCGCTGCCGGAACGGGTCCGGTGCGCGGTCCTGCCGGCCTCCGCCGACGTGAGCGTGGTCGACGAGGACGTGCTGCGCGTGAGCCGGGGCGGTGAGCTGCACCTGGTGGTGCCCGGTGGAGGGCTGCTGAGTGCCCTTCAGGGGTCGGACGCGGCGGTGGGCCCGAGTGTCGCGCTGGACGAGGCGTGGGTGTCGCTGCACTGCGCCCGGCTGGGGCTGCGCCTCGGACGGCTCAGGGCCGAGGACCATCTCGCGGACGTGCATCTCCTGCACGGTGCGCCGATCGGGGACCTCCTGGCCCACCAGGTGCTCGATCCCCTGCGTGCCCTGCCGCCGGGCAAGGCGGCGCGGCTCACGGACACACTCGAAGCGCTGCTGGCCTCCGGCGGACGCACGGCTCCGGAGGTGGCCGCCGCCCTGGGCATCCATCCCCAGACCGCCCGCAACCGGCTGCGCCAGCTGGCCGCCCTGTACGGCGAGAAGCTGGGCGATCCCGCATTCCGGTTCGACGCGCAGCTCGCGCTGCGCACCAGGTCAGTGCGCCGTTCCTTGCTGTCCTGA
- a CDS encoding poly(ethylene terephthalate) hydrolase family protein, with the protein MRHVSNRTAKRFGLLSGAAALAVSVGLLPQEAQAGPGDFQRGPDPTEQSVTAERGPFATAQTRVDGPNFKQGTAYYPTDTSQGTFGAVVVSPGFVTPEALISWYGPRLASQGFVVLTLDTNSGFDQPDDRATQMLNALDYLVQSSSVKNRIDPNRLAVMGHSMGGGGSLKASETRSSLKAAVPLMPWSNDKTWQTDRVPTMIIGAENDAIASPGSHAEVFYNSLTAAPEKAYLELRGADHNVALGSNVTIAKYSISWLKRFVDEDVRYDKFLCPAPTPNTQISEYRNTCPTG; encoded by the coding sequence ATGAGACATGTGAGCAACCGCACCGCGAAACGCTTCGGCCTTCTCTCCGGCGCCGCCGCTCTGGCGGTGAGCGTGGGCCTCCTCCCCCAGGAGGCGCAGGCCGGGCCCGGAGACTTCCAACGGGGCCCCGATCCCACCGAACAGTCCGTCACCGCCGAGCGGGGCCCGTTCGCCACGGCCCAGACCAGGGTCGACGGCCCGAACTTCAAGCAGGGCACCGCCTACTACCCCACTGACACGAGTCAGGGCACGTTCGGTGCCGTCGTCGTCAGCCCCGGTTTCGTGACACCCGAGGCACTGATCAGCTGGTACGGCCCGCGCCTCGCGTCCCAGGGCTTCGTCGTCCTGACGCTGGACACCAACTCCGGGTTCGACCAGCCCGACGACCGTGCCACCCAGATGCTCAACGCGCTCGACTACCTCGTCCAGTCCAGCTCCGTGAAGAACCGCATCGACCCCAACCGCCTTGCGGTGATGGGTCATTCGATGGGAGGCGGCGGCTCCCTCAAGGCGTCCGAGACGCGCTCCTCGCTCAAGGCGGCCGTGCCGCTGATGCCGTGGAGCAACGACAAGACCTGGCAGACCGACCGGGTCCCCACGATGATCATCGGCGCCGAGAACGACGCCATCGCCTCGCCCGGCTCGCACGCGGAGGTCTTCTACAACAGCCTCACCGCCGCACCCGAGAAGGCCTACCTGGAACTCCGGGGCGCCGACCACAACGTGGCGCTCGGCTCCAACGTGACGATCGCCAAGTACAGCATCTCCTGGCTGAAGCGCTTCGTCGACGAGGACGTGCGGTACGACAAGTTCCTGTGCCCGGCACCGACACCGAACACACAGATCAGCGAGTACCGGAACACCTGCCCCACGGGGTAG
- a CDS encoding alpha/beta hydrolase family protein encodes MNRRLLLSVAVLLTVTAAPAHSAAEDVHLEGTLASGATYVMDVPAGWNGTVLLFSHGFRPPGAPNPAQNVTDPATRDLLLKDGYALIGSSYATTGWAVEHAVPDQLATLDAFTERFGAARRTLAWGQSYGGLVTTRIAERHAGRIDGSLSVCGLVHGGVANWNNTLDPVFALKALLAPDALVPLAGFRDQAAAKAAATTLSGVVAEAQDSADGRARIALAAALHNIPGWNDPAQPRPAPDDWNAQEANQYTAVRGLLATAAFSWRQDTERLAGGNSSWNTGVDYARLLRGSSTYKQVKGLYKAAGRSLKDDLRTLNRAPRVKADKEALDWMSRTSAFTGRLTKPQLTVHTTGDALVPVQTESAYLRAATAGGSRPLLRQAYVDNAGHCTFSPAEQIAALDALEHRIATGRWGDTGPKALNSRAEQADPTTPARYGTYRPAPYPRPYDLAHPGDAYRP; translated from the coding sequence GTGAATCGCCGCCTTCTCCTGTCGGTCGCCGTCCTGTTGACGGTGACCGCGGCCCCCGCGCATTCCGCCGCCGAGGACGTCCACCTCGAGGGCACCCTCGCTTCCGGCGCGACCTACGTCATGGACGTGCCCGCCGGCTGGAACGGCACGGTGCTCCTGTTCAGTCACGGGTTCCGGCCCCCGGGCGCGCCGAACCCGGCCCAGAACGTCACCGACCCCGCCACCCGTGACCTCCTCCTCAAGGACGGCTACGCACTGATCGGCTCCTCGTACGCCACCACCGGCTGGGCGGTGGAGCACGCGGTGCCGGACCAGCTGGCGACGCTCGACGCGTTCACCGAGCGGTTCGGGGCGGCCCGGCGAACCCTCGCCTGGGGCCAGTCGTACGGAGGGCTCGTCACCACGCGGATCGCCGAGCGCCATGCCGGGCGCATCGACGGATCGCTGTCCGTCTGCGGGCTGGTCCACGGCGGTGTGGCCAACTGGAACAACACCCTCGACCCGGTCTTCGCGCTCAAGGCTCTCCTCGCGCCCGACGCCCTGGTTCCCCTGGCCGGCTTCCGGGACCAGGCCGCCGCGAAGGCGGCCGCCACCACGCTGAGCGGTGTCGTGGCCGAGGCCCAGGACTCCGCGGACGGTCGGGCCCGGATCGCCCTCGCGGCGGCCCTGCACAACATCCCCGGCTGGAACGACCCCGCCCAGCCCCGCCCGGCACCCGACGACTGGAACGCCCAGGAGGCCAACCAGTACACCGCCGTCAGGGGGCTGCTGGCGACGGCCGCGTTCAGCTGGCGCCAGGACACGGAGAGGCTGGCGGGCGGCAACTCGTCCTGGAACACCGGCGTCGACTACGCGAGGCTGTTGCGCGGCTCCTCGACGTACAAGCAGGTCAAGGGGCTCTACAAGGCGGCCGGGCGCTCCTTGAAGGACGACCTCAGGACACTCAACAGGGCTCCGCGCGTCAAGGCGGACAAGGAGGCTCTCGACTGGATGAGCCGGACCAGCGCCTTCACGGGCAGGCTGACGAAGCCTCAGCTCACCGTCCACACCACCGGAGACGCCCTCGTCCCCGTCCAGACGGAGAGCGCCTATCTGCGGGCCGCCACCGCCGGCGGCTCCCGGCCTCTTCTGCGCCAGGCGTACGTCGACAACGCCGGCCACTGCACCTTCAGCCCGGCGGAGCAGATCGCCGCACTGGACGCGCTGGAGCACCGCATCGCCACGGGACGGTGGGGCGACACCGGCCCGAAGGCTCTCAACTCGCGTGCGGAGCAAGCCGATCCGACCACCCCGGCCCGCTACGGCACCTACCGTCCCGCCCCGTACCCGCGCCCGTACGACCTGGCCCATCCGGGCGACGCGTACCGGCCCTGA
- a CDS encoding antitoxin, whose translation MSVMDKIKGMLKGHPEQTGKGVDKGGDFVDDRTQGKYSGHVDTGQDRLKDQFGSNPDQDRPPQS comes from the coding sequence ATGTCCGTTATGGACAAGATCAAGGGAATGCTGAAGGGCCACCCGGAACAGACCGGCAAGGGTGTCGACAAGGGCGGCGACTTCGTCGACGACAGGACCCAGGGCAAGTACAGCGGTCACGTCGACACCGGCCAGGACAGGCTCAAGGACCAGTTCGGTTCGAACCCGGACCAGGACCGGCCGCCGCAGTCCTGA
- a CDS encoding ribonuclease H family protein, giving the protein MIGRMAERVIAACDGASKGNPGPAGWAWVVADGTGTPTEWEAGPLGTATNNVAELTALERLLTAVDPAVPLEIRMDSQYAMKAVTTWLPGWKRKGWKTAAGKPVANQELVVRIDELLDGRSVEFRYVPAHQVDGDPLNDFADRAASQAAFVQESAGSEQGSPQPPKSPAAKKSAPAKKRAASAATGSSSARSSSAASSRTLKAKFPGRCRCGRSYTAGETIAKNADGWGHPECRTEA; this is encoded by the coding sequence ATGATCGGGCGCATGGCTGAACGCGTAATCGCCGCATGTGACGGGGCGTCGAAAGGAAACCCGGGGCCCGCGGGCTGGGCCTGGGTCGTCGCAGACGGAACGGGAACCCCCACCGAGTGGGAAGCGGGCCCCCTCGGCACCGCGACCAACAACGTCGCCGAACTGACGGCGCTGGAACGGCTGTTGACCGCCGTCGACCCCGCCGTCCCGCTGGAGATCCGGATGGACTCGCAGTACGCGATGAAGGCGGTCACCACCTGGCTCCCGGGCTGGAAGCGCAAGGGCTGGAAGACGGCGGCGGGCAAGCCCGTGGCCAACCAGGAACTCGTCGTACGGATCGACGAACTGCTCGACGGCCGCTCGGTGGAGTTCCGGTACGTGCCCGCGCACCAGGTCGACGGCGACCCCCTCAACGACTTCGCGGACCGCGCGGCGAGCCAGGCAGCGTTCGTCCAGGAGTCGGCGGGCAGCGAGCAGGGCTCTCCGCAACCGCCGAAATCCCCGGCGGCGAAGAAGTCGGCGCCTGCGAAGAAGCGCGCCGCCTCCGCCGCCACGGGCTCCTCGTCCGCGCGGTCGTCCTCCGCCGCCTCCTCGCGCACGCTCAAGGCGAAGTTCCCGGGCCGGTGCCGCTGCGGCCGCTCGTACACGGCCGGCGAGACCATCGCGAAGAACGCCGACGGCTGGGGTCATCCGGAGTGCCGTACGGAGGCCTAG
- a CDS encoding GNAT family N-acetyltransferase — translation MKRENTGAPARTSIRLRTEEDLDACVRVLAAVHESDGYPVNWPDEPGGWLSQSSLLTAWVAERDGRVVGHVALSRDEPGDLAPGLWRARRDANAVTAVVSRLFVAPEARGNGIGALLLTRASQDAGRRGLHPVLDVVATDRAAAALYERQGWQRLATAEQRWSPDRTVTVHAYAAATSPAL, via the coding sequence ATGAAGAGAGAGAACACCGGTGCACCGGCCAGGACCTCGATCAGGCTTCGGACGGAGGAGGACCTCGACGCGTGCGTCCGGGTGCTCGCAGCGGTCCACGAGAGCGACGGATACCCCGTGAACTGGCCGGACGAGCCAGGTGGGTGGCTGTCCCAGTCCTCCCTGCTGACGGCGTGGGTCGCGGAACGCGACGGCCGTGTCGTCGGTCACGTCGCCCTGTCCCGCGACGAACCGGGTGACCTGGCCCCCGGGCTGTGGCGTGCCCGCCGGGATGCGAACGCCGTCACCGCGGTCGTCAGCCGTCTGTTCGTCGCACCGGAGGCCCGCGGCAACGGAATCGGCGCGCTCCTGCTGACCCGGGCGTCCCAGGACGCCGGACGCCGGGGTCTCCACCCGGTTCTGGACGTCGTCGCGACCGACAGAGCGGCGGCAGCCCTGTACGAACGGCAGGGCTGGCAGCGACTGGCGACGGCGGAACAGCGGTGGAGCCCGGACCGGACGGTCACCGTCCACGCCTACGCGGCAGCGACGAGCCCGGCCCTCTAG
- a CDS encoding MurR/RpiR family transcriptional regulator — protein MPSPQQARAQASAISSGKQVPETEAAPTTRLRALFDGPRLSPGQRRIAQYLIEHIAEAAFLSITDLAERVGVSQPSVTRFATAVGFSGYPALRERLQSIALSKLAGSPDAAEEARPNELQAAVDAEIDNLENLRRDFADPERVIETGRALSRSTPLTVLGLRISGSLAEYFAYAARRVHPDVRLVTRGGSVAYDALLQSREAGGTWVLAFTMPRHAHETLTAMRVARRAGLRVALITDLGLGPLADEADVVFATGTGSRLVFDSYAAPVVLSAALLQAMTDADPERTQARLEDYEQVADEHAFFLKD, from the coding sequence GTGCCATCGCCGCAGCAGGCCCGCGCGCAGGCGTCCGCGATCAGTTCGGGGAAACAGGTCCCGGAGACGGAGGCCGCGCCCACGACCCGGCTGCGGGCCCTTTTCGACGGACCCCGGCTCTCTCCGGGGCAGCGGCGCATCGCCCAGTACCTGATCGAGCACATCGCCGAGGCGGCCTTCCTGTCGATCACGGATCTCGCGGAACGCGTGGGTGTGAGCCAGCCCTCGGTGACCCGCTTCGCGACGGCGGTGGGTTTCAGCGGTTACCCCGCCCTGCGGGAGCGCCTCCAGTCGATCGCGCTCAGCAAGCTGGCCGGCTCGCCCGACGCCGCCGAGGAGGCCCGGCCCAACGAGCTGCAGGCCGCCGTCGACGCGGAGATCGACAACCTGGAGAATCTGCGCCGCGACTTCGCCGACCCGGAACGGGTCATCGAGACCGGGCGCGCGCTGTCGCGGTCGACTCCGCTCACCGTTCTCGGGCTGCGGATCTCCGGGTCGCTGGCCGAGTACTTCGCGTACGCCGCCCGGCGTGTGCACCCCGACGTCCGGCTGGTGACCCGGGGCGGCAGTGTCGCCTACGACGCCCTGCTCCAGTCCCGCGAGGCGGGCGGTACCTGGGTGCTGGCCTTCACCATGCCGCGGCACGCGCACGAGACGCTGACGGCCATGCGGGTCGCCCGGCGGGCCGGTCTGCGCGTCGCCCTGATCACCGACCTGGGGCTGGGGCCGCTGGCCGACGAGGCCGACGTGGTCTTCGCCACCGGTACCGGCTCACGGCTCGTCTTCGACTCCTACGCGGCGCCCGTCGTGCTGTCCGCGGCGCTGCTCCAGGCCATGACCGACGCCGATCCCGAGCGTACGCAGGCCCGCCTGGAGGACTACGAACAGGTCGCGGACGAACACGCCTTCTTCCTCAAGGACTGA
- a CDS encoding TetR family transcriptional regulator encodes MRASLVAAAFQLFLERGYEQTTVDDIVALAGVGRRSFFRYFPSKEDVVFPDHEGCLAEMTAFLGDSGPTDEPVARVCDAARLVLRMYAENPTFSVQRHRLTRKVPGLRTYELSMVWRYERALAAYLRGRFAGRRDGTLRADVIAAAVVAAHNNGLRSWLRSDGRSDATAEVDHALAHVQGIFGPDQAPGGPAQQAADEGAGEGRNGGRDDEDVVVVVSRRGAPLWRVVQEIETTLGRDAD; translated from the coding sequence ATGCGGGCGTCCCTCGTGGCGGCGGCGTTCCAGCTGTTCCTGGAGCGGGGGTACGAGCAGACCACCGTGGACGACATCGTGGCCCTCGCGGGCGTCGGACGCCGGTCCTTCTTCCGGTACTTCCCGTCCAAGGAGGACGTGGTCTTCCCCGACCACGAGGGCTGCCTGGCCGAGATGACCGCCTTCCTGGGCGACAGCGGCCCCACGGACGAACCGGTGGCGCGGGTCTGCGACGCCGCGCGTCTGGTGCTGCGCATGTACGCCGAGAACCCGACGTTCTCCGTCCAGCGCCACCGCCTCACCCGAAAGGTACCGGGGCTGCGGACGTACGAACTCTCGATGGTCTGGCGGTACGAGCGGGCGCTGGCCGCGTATCTGCGCGGGCGTTTCGCGGGGCGGCGCGACGGGACGCTGCGGGCCGACGTCATCGCCGCGGCCGTGGTCGCCGCGCACAACAACGGGCTGCGTTCCTGGCTGCGCTCGGACGGCCGGAGCGACGCGACCGCCGAGGTGGACCACGCCCTCGCCCACGTCCAGGGAATCTTCGGGCCGGACCAGGCACCCGGCGGCCCGGCGCAGCAGGCGGCGGACGAGGGCGCCGGGGAGGGGAGGAACGGGGGCCGTGACGACGAGGACGTGGTCGTCGTCGTCTCCCGGCGCGGGGCTCCGCTGTGGCGGGTCGTCCAGGAGATCGAGACCACACTCGGACGCGATGCCGACTGA
- a CDS encoding Zn-ribbon domain-containing OB-fold protein — protein sequence MVFHRGSGTTTGVLDPVTATTAGQTEEGLTYQRCRWCGTSTFHRVLCPVCAGSDLRTERSAGLGVIRHTTVVQRNTPGARNVSLVELAEGFTVRGRVSGPLIAIRTGDRVQLTTAMDPVRREPVFQLCEEPYSGWH from the coding sequence ATCGTGTTCCACCGAGGAAGCGGGACCACGACGGGCGTACTCGACCCGGTGACGGCGACGACCGCGGGACAGACCGAAGAGGGGCTCACCTACCAGCGCTGCCGCTGGTGCGGGACCTCCACGTTCCACCGGGTGCTCTGTCCGGTCTGCGCGGGCAGCGATCTGCGCACGGAGCGCAGCGCGGGCCTCGGCGTCATCCGCCACACGACCGTCGTGCAGCGCAACACTCCGGGCGCGCGCAACGTGTCACTGGTCGAGCTGGCGGAGGGGTTCACCGTCCGGGGCCGGGTCTCCGGGCCGCTCATCGCGATCCGCACCGGTGACCGCGTCCAGCTCACCACGGCGATGGATCCGGTGCGCCGCGAGCCCGTGTTCCAGCTCTGCGAGGAGCCGTACTCCGGCTGGCACTGA
- a CDS encoding mycothiol transferase encodes MHAKDVLVDAYGRIQEEVHAVVDGLSPDDLNARPDGRANSITWLVWHLTRVQDDHVADAFGLKQVWLSQDWAVRFALTLPSGDTGYGHTPQQVAEVRVDSGDLLVGHYDAVHRQTLAALRDLRAGDLDRVVDENWSPPVTLGARLVSVLSDDLQHVGQAAFVRGLLTGR; translated from the coding sequence ATGCACGCCAAGGACGTTCTGGTCGATGCCTACGGCCGCATCCAGGAGGAGGTCCATGCCGTCGTCGACGGCCTCTCCCCCGACGATCTCAACGCCCGTCCCGACGGCCGGGCCAACTCGATCACCTGGCTCGTCTGGCACCTCACCCGCGTACAGGACGACCATGTCGCGGACGCCTTCGGCCTGAAGCAGGTCTGGCTGTCGCAGGACTGGGCGGTCCGCTTCGCACTGACCCTGCCCAGCGGGGACACGGGTTACGGCCACACCCCGCAGCAGGTCGCCGAGGTGCGGGTGGACTCGGGCGACCTGCTCGTCGGCCACTACGACGCCGTCCACCGGCAGACGCTGGCGGCGCTGCGCGATCTGCGCGCCGGCGACCTGGACCGCGTCGTCGACGAGAACTGGTCCCCGCCGGTCACCCTGGGCGCCCGCCTCGTCAGTGTGCTCTCGGACGACCTGCAGCACGTGGGCCAAGCCGCCTTCGTACGGGGACTGCTGACCGGCCGTTGA